The DNA segment CGCCAGCTCCTTCGGCATGGCCGCGAGCTTCTTCGCCACGGTGCTCTTCATTCCGCTGGCCATCAGTTTCTTCTCGCCGAAAACCATCCACCCTGTTGAGGAGCATGAGAAACCGAAGGGCATCGTGGGAGCGATTGTCGGGGGGCTCGGGTTTCTCTCCGCCCGATTCCAGAAGACCATCGTGGCGGTCATGGCGGTGATCCTGGTCGTGTTCGCCTACCTCTCTTTTAGCGTCCAGGTGACCAATGATCCGCTCTCCTATTTTAAAGCCGGCACCCCCCTGATTCGTGATGCCGATACCCTGCACCGGGACCTTGCCGGCATGTCGGTCTTCTTCTTGACGCTGGAAGCGAAGGAAGCCAACGCGTTCAAACGCCCTGAAGAAATGAAGAAGATCGAGCACATCGATGGCCTCCTGGCCGAGCTGGGGTTTGACAAGACGGTCTCGCTCGCCAACTGCTTAGCCCTCGTCAACCGGGAAATGCACCAGGGGGACGCGGCGTTTCACCGAGTGCCGGACCGGCAGGATTTGATCGAGCAGTACCTGTTGTTCTTCCAGCGGGAGGATCTTGAGCAGTACGCCAATCACGACTACCGCGTGGCGAACACGATCGTCCGTCATCACTTCTCCGACTCCCATTCCCTCAACAGCCGGCTGGTGCGGCTCCGGGAAGAGCTGCCGAAAATTCTCGGCCCGCACATCACCTTCCGCCTCACGGGCGAGAACTTGATGATCAACCAAGCCGCTGAATCGCTGTTCACCGGAGAGATCCAGTCGCTCGGAATGCTGATCAGCGTCATCTTCGTGATCATGTCATTCCTCTACACCACGATGCTGGCCGGCGTCGTCTCCCTCGTGCCCAATATCATTCCCATCATCATCAACTTTGGGCTCATGGCCATCTTAGGCATCCCTTTGAATCCCGGCACGACCATGGTGGCGTGCATCGCGATTGGGATTGCGGTGGATGACACCACGCATCTGCTGGCCCGGTTTAACGACGAGCGCAAGAAAACGGCGGACCTTGACGAGGCGCTGCAACGGACGATCTGGGGGGAAGCCGTGCCGGTCATCGCCACGACGGTCTCGCTAGCCTTGGGGTTTGCGATCCTCATGATCTCGAAGTTCTCCATCGTCGAGCAGTTTGGCCTGCTCTCAGCCGTCACGATGGTGGTGGGGCTCTTGACGGACATGACGATCACGCCGATCCTCTTGAAGCATATCCGGCTCGTCGGCATCTGGGAGATCATCGGCCTGAAAGTGGGACGCGAGGTGTTGGCCCATAGCCCGCTCTTCGAGGGCATGCGGCCCTTCCAGATCAAGAAGACCATCTTGCTCTCCGAGCTCGTGACGGTTCCAAAGGGATCCGATGTGATCGTGCAGGGCGCTCGCGGGCGCAGCATGTACATGGTGCTGACCGGCTCGGTGGATGTGCTGCGGGCCCATGGGGCAGGCGCGCAGAAGGTCTCCACCTTGGGCGCTGGAGAAATCTTTGGCGAGGTCGGATACACCCAGGAGATCGAGCGCACGTCCACGGTGCGCGCCACCAGCGATACCACCCTGCTGAAACTCGACTTCCCCAGCGTTCAGAAAGTCCTGCGCTGGTATCCGAACATTGCGGCCCGCCTGAACCTGAACATCAGCCGGATCTTAGGAAGCCGCCTGGCCAACATGCATGCCCGGACAACCCAGCTTGGCGTTGCGGATGCGTAGGCGGGCGGCCTGGTGGGGCCTGGCAGCGCTAGCACTAGCAGGCTTCCCCTCCCCGGCGGGAGCAGACGCCGACCGCCACCCGCTCAAAGACTTCGTCAAGGGTGCGACATACACCGTCGATATCTTCACGAGCTTCTTCCCTCAGACGTTCGTCTCAAGCCCGGACTTGATCGTGGACGACAAGGCGGTGATCTTCTGGACCAAAGCTCTGGCCAAGTCGCAAGCCACACTCGCCGATGGGCTGATGCTGAAGCTCGCACTCTACACGGCCTATTCAGGCTTTCACGATGAATTCCGCGGCGTCTTCGCCTCCCCAGATTCCGAGAAACCGTATGCCCGGTACGTGGATTTCAAAGAGGCCAGCCTTCGCTACACCGCGGATCGGTTTGCCCTTCTCCTGGGCCGAGCGCCGATCACGGTGAGCCTCTCAACGCTGCACTCGCCCGCCAATCGGTATCGGGTCCTCAACCTGACGAACCCGATGCACCCTGATGACCTGGGAGCCTGGCAGACGAGCCTGGACTGGTTCTTGGGCGACAACACGCTGCGGTTCTCCATCCTCCCCTTTGAGGAGCGCTCGACCTCGCCGTTTCGCAGCTCGCGATGGGTCGGAGAATCCGGCGAGAACTTCTCGACGACGTCATCGAGCTCAAGCTCAGGCGGCGGGGCGACAGGGCTCACCGCCCCGGAGGGCGCGAATGTTCGGACGGTGTTTCGAAACCGGCCGGGTTTTCTCTTGAAATACACAGGGGTGGCCACCAGCCTCGACTACTTCCTGACCGCGCATTATGGCCCGGGGCAATTCCAGACGATCCAGAACCCCTCGGAGAACGAGTTTTCTCTTGAAATTCCCTCCGCCGTGACGTTATCGGCTGGCGCTGCGAAAACTCAAGGCGGACTGGAGCTCCACGGAGAGAGCCTCTACCAGATGACGGATGAGAATGCTGATCAGAATTTCGTGCGGTATGTCATCGGGGCGACGTACCGCGAGACCGCCTGGGCCGAGCGGATCGGGTTTGATGAAATCTCCCCCGTGGTGGAGTACGCCGGCGAATGGGTCACCGGCCAACAGGATAACGCGGGCACCCCGGTGAATTCGTCGCAAGCGAGGCCGTTTCGCAATTCGCTCCTCTTTCGGGTCGACGTAATACCCACCGATAAGCTGACGTTTCGCGTCGGCGGTGTGAGAAACTTCACCACCGGGGATTATACCCAGATCTTCGCCCTCGAGTACAAGCCGAACTACAATCTCACCTGGAAAGCTCAAGCGGCGGTTTTCGGCGGCGCTGCCGATACGGCGTTCGGCCGATGGAATCGCAACGATTACTTTGAGGTTGGGTTGACTCGAACGTTCTGATGTGAGCTCGCAACACCATGAAGCGAGGGGCCCGCGTTCTTCTACCGTCCATCGTGCTGCTGGCGGTCTGCGCGCTGCGCATCGCCAATCCCCCGCTGCTGCAGGAATTCCAGCTCAAAATTTTCGATACCCTGCAGCGCCTTCATCCTCGGCCCTACCGGCAGGTTTCGGTGCGGATCGTCGATGTGGACGATGAGAGCCTCGCTCGGCTCGGGCAATGGCCGTGGCCGCGCACCCAGATCGCTCAACTGGTCACCCGCCTGCGCGAGCTGAACGCCGCGGCCATCGTGTTTGACATCGTGTTTGCCGAGCCGGATCGCACCGCTCCCGCCCAGATCCTTTCCCTCTGGCCGGCCACCCCTGCGGTTGAGGCCCTGCGCGAACGCGTGCAGGAGCTCCCCGACCATGACGCCCTCTTCGCTCAAGCCATCAGCGCCGCCCCGGTGGTCACGGGGTTCGTGTTGACGGAAGGCGTCAATACCCACGAGCCCGCGTTGAAAGCCGCCTTCGCGCACGCGGGAGACGATCCGCGCCAGTTCCTTCATCCGTTCCAAGCCGCGGTGGTGAACCTGCCGGCCCTCGAGGCGGCGGCATCCGGAAACGGCAGCTTCACCATCCTGGCGGATCGCGACGGGATCATCCGGCGGGTCCCGTTGGCGTTCCGGCTTCGCGATCGCCTGCACCCGTCCCTCGTCGCAGAAGCCATCCGCGTCACGCAGGGTGCGTCGACTTATCTCGTCAAATCGTCGGGGGCGAGCGGCCAATTCAGCCTCGGAACGCGGACCGGAGTCACGCATCTGAAGATCGGCTCCATGACCATTCCGAGCGACGCCCAGGGACGGTTATGGCTCTACGACACCGGGCCGGTCGCGGAGCGGTTTCTCCCGGCCTGGCGCGTCTTGGCCGACACCGCGGACCCGGCGAAGATTTCAGGCCACATCGTGTTCATCGGCACGAGCGCCGCCGGGCTGAAGGACCTGCGCACCACTCCGCTGAATCCTGTGGCCGCCGGGGTGGAGGTGCACGCCCAGTGCGCTGAGCAGATCCTCCTTCAGGAGTTCCTTCTGCGGCCTGATTGGGCCGACGGGGCTGAGCTGATCTACGTGCTGATCCTGGGCATCGGCCTCATCATCCTGCTGCCGTGGATCGGCCCGGCGTGGTGCGCGGCGCTGGCCCTCACGGCGATCCTTGGAGCCTGCGGCGCGTCGTGGGCTGCCTTCACGCATCTGCGGTGGCTGCTGGATCCGATCGTCCCGTCCCTGGCGGTCGTGCTGATCTATCTTGCGGGGTCGCTGATGATCTTCCTGCAGACGGAGCGGGAGCGCCGGTGGGTGCGGCAGGCGTTCAGCCGGTACCTGTCCCCTGTCCTGGTCAAGCGCTTGGCCGAGAACCCCAAACTGCTGCGGCTCGGAGGGGAGCTGAAGGCCATGACGCTGCTCTTCGCCGACATCCGGGGATTCACGACGATCGCCGAGCAGTTCGACGCCGAAGCGCTCACCAAATTCATGAACCGGTTTTTGACCCCCATGACCCAAGTGATCCAAGAGCATTTCGGCACGATCGACAAATACATCGGCGACTGCATCATGGCCTTCTGGAATGCGCCGCTGGATGATCCTCAGCACACGCGGCACGCCGCTCAAGCGGCCCTCGCGATGCGCGCGTATCTGGTGACATGGAACCGCCGCCTCAGGGCGGAAGCCGAAGCGGCCGGACGACAGGCGATCACCGTGCATATCGGCATCGGTATTAATACCGGGGAGTGCTGCGTGGGGAACCTGGGCTCGGACCAGTGCTTCAACTACTCCGTGCTGGGGGATGACGTGAACCTGGCCTCTCGCCTGGAGGGGCAATCCAAAGTCTACCGGACGGATATCGTGATCGGTCCGGCGACCGCCGAGGCCGTGCAGGATCTGACCGTGTTAGAGCTCGACCTCATCAGGGTTAAGGGCAAGACAAAACCAACACGCATCTACGGGCTCTTGGGGGATGAAACGCTTAAACTCAGCGATGGATTTCCCGCGCTTGAGGCGGCTCACGGCCGGATGCTCGCCGCCTATCGCGCGCGGCAGTGGGACGAGGCGAAACGATGGCTTGAGGAGTGCCTGAAGTTCGATACCCCCAAAACGCGCCTGCGGGTGTTTTACGCGGTGTATCGGGAGCGGATTAACGCTTACCAAACCAACCCGCCGGGCGAGGAGTGGGACGGCGTGTTTGTGGCGCAGACGAAGTGACGGCCCTCGCCAAGCGTCCGCTTTAGGACGCCCCGGCTTGTTTGGTCATCGTAAACGAGCCTGTCGAACCCACCGTGCTACCGAGGGAATCATACGTGGCCTCCCCGGTCGCTGTGGCGGCGACGACCCCTCCGGAGTTATTGAGCGTCAACGTTCCCGTCAACACCCCATCGCTACTCGTGTCGGTGAAGGTCGCGTTGCCTGACCCTGAGTTGAATGACTGTGCTTCGATTGTTTCAGATTTGAAGATGCTTCCCAAGAAACTTGAGGTATCGACCGTCAGACTCGAGTTGCCGCCTCCGATGGTCCGCGCCCCAAAATCAATATCCACCTTCACCGTCACCGTCCCTTGAATGTTCACGGCCGAGCCGCTGTCTCGGGTTTGAACAAATGACCCGACCGCCCCAGTGTGTTGGTAGCTGAACACCCCTGTTTCGATCGTCCGGAGCTGGTCCTTTGTCGAGATCCCATCCGCGATCGCCACGCTCTGGGACGCCACCTGGGTCGCGGAGGTCGTTGATTCGTCCCCAAGGTCTTGGCTGATGTCCGTCGTCGTCTTGGTCTCCGTGAGTTTGGTGAGTGCCACGGCAAGATCCTGCCCGGCCTGCCGGGTCATGGAGGCGCCTGCGGCGGCCGCGGGATCCGCGGCGGCCGGTGCGGGCGCTTGAGCCGCCGGCGCAGCGAGGGCGCTGGTCAAGGCATCGAGCTCGGCCGGAGGCACAGCCGCGGGCGGAGTCGGGAGCGCATCCGGCCCTGCGATGGTCGTCCCGAAACCGGGGCGGGTGACGGTGACCTCATGCGTGACGTTCCCGACTCGATTGCTCACCGTGATCTGGCCCGGCCGCTCGCCGGTGTTGTTCTTGGGGCCCGGGCCGAGGAGCACGACCTTGGATTGGCTCCCCTCGATGCGGCCGGCGACGATCGTCCCGCGGATGCCGATGACTCCAACGGGGAGCTTCACCTCCATGTCGCTGGGGCGTCGCCGGGCGATCTTGCCGGTCACGAACCGGAAAACCCCTTGGAGGGCTTGCGCGCTGATTTTCCCCGCGTTCGTCCGGGGATCATAGATGAAGGTATCGATGACCAGCGCGCTGTTCGGCCCGATCGTGAAGACCGTCTCATCTAAGAGGAGAATCTGCAGCTGGCCCTGGGCGTTGGTGGTGATCCGCTCCCCGAGGAAGATCGGCTGGCCGGTCTGGAGGACTTGGCCCACGGCCTGGCCTGGACGCTGAAGCTGAACCCCGCCTCGGACGGCTGCGGCCACACCGATACGGTCGGGGGGTGGAGCCGTCTGCGCTTCAGCGATTGTGAGGCTGCCGAAAAGGCTTATTCCTACCAGGGCGCATATCCACCGTCTCATCGTGCCTCCACGATTTGGCTAGAACTCCACCTTCTTGGTCAGCATCATGAGATACTTCGAATTGGAGTAGGTGTAGTTCGTGATGTTGGACAACGCGCGAAATTGCTCAAAGGTGAAGGTCGCGGTCAGATTGTCGTAGACCAGTTTTGGCAGGATTTTGCCGGCGCCAAAAAGCGCGAGGGGAGCCCCGTACGTCACCCGGACACGCAGCTCCTTATCTTGGCGGGTCTGCGCGCTGATCGCCCGGTCGGGACCGTCATACAGATTCACATCAAAGCCGATCGAGTTGATGAGAAACTGCCCCCTACCCAGCAGCCACGTGTGGCTGCCGGTCAGCCCCCATCCATCGTACCGCCAGTAATCGACCTTCGCGTTCTTTTTCTCATACGCCAACGAGCCGGCGAGCCTCATGGTGGGGCTCAACGCATACTCGCCTCCCCCGTTGATGGTCACGCGATCGCCGGTGCGCTCGCCGGCCACCGCGTTCTCCGTGATCCCCCGGTATTCTTCACGCGCCCACTCCGTCGAGAGGAACGTCTGGAAGCGCTTGGCGAGGTTTCGCGTGAGGAGCGTGCGGACGCCGCGCGTGCGCAGGTACGTCTCCCGGGAGAGCATGATGTGATCGGAAAACCCGGTCGACGTCGCCTCGGCGAGCCAATGCTTGAACACACCCCCCACCTCAAAGGCAAATGCCTGCAGATCCAGGTCATCCGCAGCCGTTTGCTCCCCGAGAAAGTAGTTGAAGGAGCCGATGAGCTGGTGGCCGGCTTGAACGCCGAGGTCATGCGCGACATCGATGTTCTGAATGACCAAGAGGCTGGTGTCTCGCCGTTTCTTGGAACTGTCCGGAACCCCCAGCGCCGCATCGCTGAAGAGCCGATGCTTCGAGGAGGGAGAGGCGTTGCGGTTCGTGTCGAACCCGTACCCGAGGCTCAGGCTGGACGACCATCGCGTGGCTTGCCGCCGCCGCCGGATCTGACGGAGATAGTCGTCGATTTCCTGGCGGAGGGAGCTTGGCATCGGCTGATCGCGGATCCCCTTGAGCGTGCGCTCGGCTTCATCGAGGTTGTCGAGGCGGAAGAGCACGATCCCATAGAAGAGCCGCACATGAGCGAGACTCGGATCGAGCAGGAGGATGCGTTCCAGGGTGGCGGCCGCGCCCAGCACATCGCCGCGCGCCACCTGGGCTTTGGCGTAGCGGAAGTTCAGATCGATGTTGTCGGAATCGGCGAGGACCTGCGCGAAGGTGACCGGCTCACGCGTCTCAACCGCGAGCCTGGCGCGCGCTTCCTCAGCGACCTGCTTGGCTTTCGTCTTCGCGGCCGTCTCGCGCGCCGGGACTTCGCTCTCCGTCTCCTGAGCCGGCACGGACGGCCCAGAAAGAAATAGCGCCACGACTAACGTCGCGACGCACCACCTGGCGGCTCGTCCCCTGGTTCTCTGGATGGCCATGAATACTGTGCCATCTTCGCAGGTGACAACGCGCTTGTCAATACATCATTATGATTGCGCCCCGATCGCTGCGCATTACACATTCACTCCCAGAGCCCTGAGTTCTTCCTCAAGCTGCTGGCTGTTTTCGAAACGAATCGCCTGCAAGCCCACGTTCCGCCCGGCCTGAACCAGCTCGGGCCGGTCATCGATGTAGATGGTCCGCTCAACGCGCGCCCCCCCTCGCCGAACCGCCAGGTGATAAATCTCCGGATCAGGCTTTCGCATGCCCACATCAGAGGAGGCGATCCAGTCATGAAACACCGTGAGCGACGGAAAATGCTGCTGGATATGCATCAGGTGCAGCCGGTTCGTGTTGGAGAGGGCGATCAGCGTATGCCGCTTCTGCAACCGCTCCATCAGCTGGGTGACATCGGTATTTTCAATAAAGAGGCTGTTCCAAGCGCGCACGAATTGCTCATACGTCCAGGAGAATGCCAGCTGCGCCTTCAGCCCCTCATAGTACGCCTGGGGCGTGATCCGTCCCAGCTCAAAGGGCAGCAGCAGGTCCTTGTGGTAGATGACCGCCTGGACCTCTTCGAAGGACTTGCCGGTCAGCTGCGCGACATGGTGGAGGAGCTGATCCGAATTCACTTCCACCACCACGCCGCCCAGGTCGAAGAGCACCAAGTCATACATCAGGGGCGCCTGGGAGCTTGCTATACACGGTGGTTTGCGTCGGAAATGGAATGGTGATTCCCTCCTGCCGATACCGAACATGCAGCCGCTTGATGAACTCATGTTTAATGAGATATTGATCCACGAATTCGTTGGCGCGCAAGATGACCGTCAACTGGATGCTCCAGTCGCCAAAGGTATGGTAGCGGATGAACGGCTCAAACATCGGCACTCCGCCGGCGACGGTCTTCATCACGTCACGGCCCACCTCAGCCGTCACGCGCTCAACATGTGAGAGATCGCTGCTGTAATCAACCCCCACCTCCACCAAGACCGCTAAATCGCGGCTGGGCAAATTGAAGTTCGTAATGTTGGCCTGGGCGAGCTTGCTGTTGGGAACAAGGATGGTGTTGTTGGCCAGCATGCGGATGCGCGTCGCCCGCCAGCCGATGTCTTCAATATACCCTTCTTCGCCGCTGTTGAGCTTGATGTAATCCCCCATCCGGACGCGTTTCTCCACGGTCAAATAAAATCCGGCGAAGAGGTTGGAGAGCGTATCCTGCAGCGCTAGAGCCACGGCTAACCCGCCCACGCCCAATGCGGTCAGCAGCGGAGCGATCGAAATGCCCAGGCTGTGCAAGATCATCAGCACCCCTAGCAGGGTGATGAGGATCTTGGCGATATTTTGCGTGAGGCTGGTCACCGGCATGGCGTGCTGGAATTGGCTGCCGTAGAGCACGACCAGCTTGCCGGCCAACCCGGCGCACACGAACGTGACCGACAGCCAAAGGACCACGTAAATTGCGCGGTGGATCCCGGTGACGATGGATCCGGAGAGATTCCACAAACCGACGGCGATGTAGAACCCCAGGAAGAGGCTCCAAAGGGGAATGCCGCGCTGCAGCGCCTCAACGACATACTCATCCCATTTCCATGCCGTCTTGGCTGCCACAGCCGATAGGCGCTGGCAGATCCTCCGCGCCATGAACCGGCCGACCAGGTAGGACACGCCGAGGATCGCGGCCGACCAGAGTAACTGGTTGGCCCACGCCGGCAAATGTTGTAGTTGTTCCAGCATCCCCTTACTCACTTTCTCACTCAATCACTCTCATCACAGCGGTTGCCGGTTGGCATACCCTTCGTCCAGCGGATGCCAGTAGGCCACGCGTTCTTCTCCGAGTTTCCAGCACAGCCAGATATATTCCCCATTCCGTATCCCATAAAAATCCACGAGCCCCATCTGCAGATCCTTCACCCACGCCCCCAGCTCCTGCAATTGGCTGAGCGCTGAGTGGAAGCTCTCGATGAGCTGGAGCTGATGCGTCGTCAGCTCGCGAATCTGCTGCTTCAGCGCCTCGATCGGATAGCCGTTGCCGCCGGAAACTCTGCGGTTGGCCTCTTCGATCTGCTCATTGGTTGAGATCAGGGAGCGCTGCAAGGCCTGCAATTGCTGAAGGAGCGGCGCAATCTTCGGTAAGAGCGCATTGGCTTGCTGGACGGTAAGGACTATTGGCTCTTCCTGCGGAGCAGAAGGATCAGGCGTCGAGAACCTGCAATCGTTGAGGTTAGGCGGTGAACGACGTGCCGCAACCGCAGGTTTTCTTCGCCAGCGGGTTGTTGAACTCGAATCCCCCGCCCATCAAGTTGGTCTTGAAATCAATGGTCGTGCCATCAAGATACAGATGGCTCTTGGCATCGATCACGATCTTGACCCCGTCCTGCTCGAACACCGTGTCATACTGCTTCGGCGTCGCCTCATCGATGGCCAGCACATAGGTCATGCCGGAGCAGCCGCCGCCCTTGATCCCGATGCGCAAGCCGAGATTCGGCTTCTGCTCTTTCTCAATCAGACGCTTGACTTCCTGAGCCGCTGGAGCCGTTAATGTAATCATGCGAATCCTCCTCTTCAGCCGTTGTGCGATTATACCACTCGACGCTGTCAACCGCCAGCTAAACGCGCCACCAACCGGCGGTTGGCGGGCGGAAACTCGTAGCGGAGCAGCTGCCGAGGGGCCACCCACCGCAGCGCGCGGGCATCCAGCGGCCGCGGACGGCCCGCGGCGATCAGGCACCGAAACACCTTGAACACCACGATGCCGTCATGAAACTCGTGGCGCATCCAGCCATAGGTGCGGATGCCCCGCACCGCCACGCCGATTTCCTCAAACAGTTCACGCCGGAGGCACGCTTCCCATGATTCCCTCGGCTCCCGTTTTCCGCCGGGAAACTCCCACAGGCCGCCGAAGGAATCGCGGTGATGGCGCTGGCAAATGAGGATACGCCCCCGCCGCGTAATGACCGCGACAGCCGCGTGGATTCTTCTCTTCCTTCTCATCCCCTCAGTTCGATATCAGATATGAAATGGCCATTTCATATCTGATATCGCCTTGAGGGTTGCCAGGGGTAGCTGCGGCAGGTCTCTCGCAAAGGGCAGGACGCGCAGCGAGGGGCTCGGGCGGTGCAGACCATCGCGCCGAAATCCATCATCGCTTGGTTGATGTCGTAGCCCTGCCCTTTTGGAATCACCGCCTCGGCCAGCTGCCACAGCCGACGCTGCGTTGGCCCCTTCTTCGCCTCGCCCTTGATCCCGAAATATCGCGCCAGCAGCCGCATGATGTTCGTATCGAGCATCGGCTCATCTTGCTCAAAGGCAAACGTCAGCACCGCCCCGGCGGTGTACTCGCCGACCCCCTCCATCGCGAGCAGCCCGTCGCGGGAATCCGGGAGCCTGCCGTTGTGCTGCCGCACCGTCTGCCGCGCAATGTTTCTCAGCCGCATGGGGCGGATGTTGTAGCCCAGCGGATACCACACACGGCGCAGCTCGGCGGTCTTCGCCTTGGCTAGCGCTTGAAGCGTCGGGTACCGCCGCAGAAATTCCTCATACTTGGGGGCGACGCGATCGACTTGCGTCTGCTGGAGCATGATTTCCGAGACCAGGATCTTGTACGGGTCGCGCGTCTTGCGCCACGGCAGGTCCCGCTGATGCACGCGGTACCAGGCGAGCAGCCGTCGCTGAAATCGTTGCAGGCGTTGTGCGCGAGGGGCCATAGAGCTTCGCCGTACCGTAACAAACCTTTCTTTGGCCGTCAAGGTTTGATAGAATACCGCCCGAACGCGATGAATACTTTCCAATACCCTCATGCCAGCGATGAATTTCCGCGGGGTTCTCGAGCAGGTCGAGTCGCTTGCGCACAACGTGCGAAGCTTTCGCATCAAGCTTGTTGAGCCGCCGACAATTGAGTTTCAGGCCGGGCAGTTCGTGATTATCAACGTGCCCAAGAACGGCGCCGTGATCAAACGGGCCTATTCTATCGCCTCCCCGCCTCATGAGCCGGCCACCATCGAGCTGTGCATCCAGCATGTCGAGGCGGGCATCGCCTCCACCTATTTTTGGAATCTCAAGGGCGGCGAACCCATCTCGCTCTCCGGCCCGCACGGGAAATTCTTGCTGAAGGAGCCGTGGGATTATGAACCGGTGTTCATCGCCACCGGCACGGGTGTGGCTCCCCTGCGCGCGATGATCCGCCACCTGCTTTACAAAAATTTCCCCGGGGACATCTCGCTGTTTTTCGGGACGCGCTATGAGCATTCGCTGCTGTACGAATCGGAGTTCCGGCAATGGGCCAGTGCCCGGCGCAACTTTCATTATTATCCGACGGTGAGCCGCCCGAAAGACTGGCACGGCGAGGTCGGCCACGTGCAGCAGACGTTTCAGAAATATGTGAAAGATTCCACCAAGAAGGAACTGTATCTCTGCGGCTGGAGCGAAGTGATTAAGTCCGTCTGCCGAGATCTGGAAGGTTTCGGGGTTCCGAAGGATAAACTCCACTATGAAGAGTGGGCCTAGAACGATCCGAGTCGGGCATACGCCGGACATGGACGACGCGTTCATGTTCTATGGTGTTGGCGGCGGCCACATCCCCATGAATGGCCTACGCTTTGAGCACGTGATCGAAGACATCCAAACCCTCAACCAGCGAGCGCTGCGCGGCGAGCTCGACATGACCGCCATTTCCACGGCGAGCTACCCGTCGCTGGCGGACCAGTATTGGATCGTGTCGGTAGGATCGAGCGTGGCTCAAGGCTACGGGCCGTTGGTCGTCTCAAAGCATGGCTATACGCCGCAGGACCTTCAAGGCAAGCGCATCGCCATTCCCGGCCAACACACGACCGCGTACATGCTGCTGCGGCTGGCCGTGCAGAGTTTTGAGCCGGTCGATGTGCCCTTCCATCAAATTCCCCAGGCCGTGCTGGATGGGCTGGTGGATGCCGGGCTCGTCATCCATGAGTGGCAGCTGACTTACCATGACGCCGGGCTGCTGCCGATTCTTGATTTGGGGATCTGGTGGCAACAGCAGACAAAATTGCCGCTGCCCTTAGGATTAAACGCGGTGAAGAAATCCCTCAAACGAAACGTCGCGCAGCAGGCCACGACGATTCTGCGGGACAGCATCTTGTACGCCTTCGCGCATCAGGATGACGCGCTGGCGTATGCGATGCAATTCGGTCGGGGCACCGATCCAAATCGCTCGCGCCAATTCATCGGCATGTACGTCAACGAAGAGTCGCTCACACTCTCCAAACCCTGCCGAGCCGCCATGCGCGAACTGTTCGCCCGCGCCCACTCCGCCGGCCTGATTTCAACCATCCCCCGCCTCTCCGTCATCGAACCTCTTAAAAGCTGAGGCGATATCAGATATGAAATGGCCATTTCA comes from the Candidatus Omnitrophota bacterium genome and includes:
- a CDS encoding MMPL family transporter — translated: MMLEKFFTFGGRHRLATVLILAAVTGVAIYGITKLRVDANYDSFMSANDPTYPDYERTIAEFGSDNTTIIYLRDDALFTTQRLRQIEELVSGLSDLEPVEKVESLFSSLNIQDREGLLEISPLLDTAPEDPEELLKAKADALYSPLLKRNVISEDGRVTAVILTVRRDRRDPTFNRKFFNTIEQRIAPLRKNFDEVFQIGPPRLNYEIEHAMFSDIFRLTPLATAILMVTIFLFVGAGIAGVLPLMTAALSVLWTLGFMGLVGLPVSLLTALLPTLLIVIGSAEDTHMLSEYLHELASTGRGDRQQAIRFMAKKIALPVTLNTFTTVLGFYANAFNQIILIKQFAYASSFGMAASFFATVLFIPLAISFFSPKTIHPVEEHEKPKGIVGAIVGGLGFLSARFQKTIVAVMAVILVVFAYLSFSVQVTNDPLSYFKAGTPLIRDADTLHRDLAGMSVFFLTLEAKEANAFKRPEEMKKIEHIDGLLAELGFDKTVSLANCLALVNREMHQGDAAFHRVPDRQDLIEQYLLFFQREDLEQYANHDYRVANTIVRHHFSDSHSLNSRLVRLREELPKILGPHITFRLTGENLMINQAAESLFTGEIQSLGMLISVIFVIMSFLYTTMLAGVVSLVPNIIPIIINFGLMAILGIPLNPGTTMVACIAIGIAVDDTTHLLARFNDERKKTADLDEALQRTIWGEAVPVIATTVSLALGFAILMISKFSIVEQFGLLSAVTMVVGLLTDMTITPILLKHIRLVGIWEIIGLKVGREVLAHSPLFEGMRPFQIKKTILLSELVTVPKGSDVIVQGARGRSMYMVLTGSVDVLRAHGAGAQKVSTLGAGEIFGEVGYTQEIERTSTVRATSDTTLLKLDFPSVQKVLRWYPNIAARLNLNISRILGSRLANMHARTTQLGVADA
- a CDS encoding adenylate/guanylate cyclase domain-containing protein is translated as MKRGARVLLPSIVLLAVCALRIANPPLLQEFQLKIFDTLQRLHPRPYRQVSVRIVDVDDESLARLGQWPWPRTQIAQLVTRLRELNAAAIVFDIVFAEPDRTAPAQILSLWPATPAVEALRERVQELPDHDALFAQAISAAPVVTGFVLTEGVNTHEPALKAAFAHAGDDPRQFLHPFQAAVVNLPALEAAASGNGSFTILADRDGIIRRVPLAFRLRDRLHPSLVAEAIRVTQGASTYLVKSSGASGQFSLGTRTGVTHLKIGSMTIPSDAQGRLWLYDTGPVAERFLPAWRVLADTADPAKISGHIVFIGTSAAGLKDLRTTPLNPVAAGVEVHAQCAEQILLQEFLLRPDWADGAELIYVLILGIGLIILLPWIGPAWCAALALTAILGACGASWAAFTHLRWLLDPIVPSLAVVLIYLAGSLMIFLQTERERRWVRQAFSRYLSPVLVKRLAENPKLLRLGGELKAMTLLFADIRGFTTIAEQFDAEALTKFMNRFLTPMTQVIQEHFGTIDKYIGDCIMAFWNAPLDDPQHTRHAAQAALAMRAYLVTWNRRLRAEAEAAGRQAITVHIGIGINTGECCVGNLGSDQCFNYSVLGDDVNLASRLEGQSKVYRTDIVIGPATAEAVQDLTVLELDLIRVKGKTKPTRIYGLLGDETLKLSDGFPALEAAHGRMLAAYRARQWDEAKRWLEECLKFDTPKTRLRVFYAVYRERINAYQTNPPGEEWDGVFVAQTK
- a CDS encoding FecR domain-containing protein, with the protein product MRRWICALVGISLFGSLTIAEAQTAPPPDRIGVAAAVRGGVQLQRPGQAVGQVLQTGQPIFLGERITTNAQGQLQILLLDETVFTIGPNSALVIDTFIYDPRTNAGKISAQALQGVFRFVTGKIARRRPSDMEVKLPVGVIGIRGTIVAGRIEGSQSKVVLLGPGPKNNTGERPGQITVSNRVGNVTHEVTVTRPGFGTTIAGPDALPTPPAAVPPAELDALTSALAAPAAQAPAPAAADPAAAAGASMTRQAGQDLAVALTKLTETKTTTDISQDLGDESTTSATQVASQSVAIADGISTKDQLRTIETGVFSYQHTGAVGSFVQTRDSGSAVNIQGTVTVKVDIDFGARTIGGGNSSLTVDTSSFLGSIFKSETIEAQSFNSGSGNATFTDTSSDGVLTGTLTLNNSGGVVAATATGEATYDSLGSTVGSTGSFTMTKQAGAS